Proteins encoded within one genomic window of Pedobacter africanus:
- a CDS encoding DUF4198 domain-containing protein: protein MKSLLLALLFTLGTSQLFAHALWIETATSGKVGQAQQVKIYYGEYATNEREETDKWYSDVKEFTLWLTAPGKEKIKLSTTPGSNYYSATFTPEGNGQYVLTVSHEAKELGGTTKYEFIATALVSVGKAAAIDHSAIPVAVKVHPTEAKTYKANASVQVKATANGQPLAKTAVSVFSPEGWSKEITTDEKGMITFSPIWPGRYLLEVAAREKKDGTHHGKTYNAAWQGATYSFEVSK, encoded by the coding sequence ATGAAATCATTATTACTGGCTTTACTTTTTACATTAGGAACAAGTCAATTATTCGCACATGCGTTATGGATAGAAACAGCCACTTCGGGCAAGGTTGGACAGGCGCAGCAGGTAAAAATATACTATGGAGAGTATGCTACAAACGAGCGTGAGGAAACCGATAAATGGTATTCTGATGTTAAAGAGTTTACGCTATGGCTAACGGCTCCCGGTAAGGAAAAAATTAAACTTAGTACCACTCCTGGAAGTAACTATTACAGCGCAACCTTTACTCCTGAAGGAAACGGCCAGTATGTATTAACGGTTAGCCATGAAGCAAAAGAACTTGGCGGTACCACAAAATATGAATTTATAGCTACTGCACTGGTATCTGTGGGTAAAGCAGCCGCAATAGATCATTCGGCCATTCCGGTTGCGGTTAAAGTGCATCCTACAGAAGCTAAAACTTATAAAGCAAATGCATCGGTACAGGTAAAAGCAACTGCAAACGGGCAGCCACTAGCCAAAACTGCGGTTTCCGTTTTTTCTCCGGAAGGCTGGAGCAAAGAAATAACAACTGACGAAAAAGGGATGATTACCTTCAGTCCGATCTGGCCTGGAAGATATCTGCTGGAAGTAGCTGCACGCGAGAAAAAAGACGGCACACACCATGGCAAGACCTACAACGCTGCATGGCAGGGTGCCACTTACAGTTTCGAAGTAAGTAAGTGA